The following DNA comes from Luteolibacter flavescens.
GCTGCCGCCCGGCGCGGCGGGCGACTTCATCGCGGCGGCGGCCATCTTCGGCGTCTTCATCGGCGGGCGGGTCGGCTACATGCTGTGGTATCACAGCCGCGAGCACGGCTGGGACTGGGTGAATCAGGACCCGCTGATGCTCTTCAAGGTGTGGGAAGGCGGCATGGCCAGCCATGGTGGCATCCTCGGGCTGGTGATTTTCACCTGGTTCTACGCGCGGAAGAAAAACGTCTCCTGGCGCGGTCTAGGCGACGGCCTCTGCGTCGCGGCTCCGCTCGGCCTGTTCTTCGGCCGGTTGGCGAATTTCTGGAACGGCGAGCTCTATGGTCGCGCGGCCCAAGGCGTGGCGTGGGCGGTGAAATTCCCCCGCTCGCTGGTGGAGCAGCAAAAAGCCGAGGGCGTCGATTTCCCCGCGGCCATGCAAGCCGCCTCCGAGGTATCCCCGACGATCAAAGAGTCCTTCGACCTCTGGCAGCAGGACCGAATCAGCAGCCACGCCATGATGGATGCGATGCTCGCGGTGCAGCGGAAGGATCCCGCCGTCTCAAAGGCAATCGAGCCCTTCCTGCAACCGCGCCACCCGTCCCAGCTCTACGAGGGCCTGCTGGAGGGCGTCGTGCTCTTCGCCATCCTCTGGTGGGTGCGGAACCGCTTCCCGCAGCTCCCGGCTGGCATCCTGACCGGCCTGTTCTTCATCTTCTACGCGCTGTTCCGTATCTTTGCGGAGCAATTCCGCGAGCCCGACTCGAAGATGGTCGGTTTCATGACCAGCGGGCAATTCCTCTCGCTCTTCATGGTCCTGGCCGGTGCGGCATTCATCGTCTCGGCCAAGCTGATGCCGACGAAGCACCGCATGACCTCCACCGCCGCCCCGGAGG
Coding sequences within:
- the lgt gene encoding prolipoprotein diacylglyceryl transferase, giving the protein MFATYVHDLSPVLIRFTDAIQLRWYGLAYLAAFLVGAWLLNVLAKRKLWVLPPGAAGDFIAAAAIFGVFIGGRVGYMLWYHSREHGWDWVNQDPLMLFKVWEGGMASHGGILGLVIFTWFYARKKNVSWRGLGDGLCVAAPLGLFFGRLANFWNGELYGRAAQGVAWAVKFPRSLVEQQKAEGVDFPAAMQAASEVSPTIKESFDLWQQDRISSHAMMDAMLAVQRKDPAVSKAIEPFLQPRHPSQLYEGLLEGVVLFAILWWVRNRFPQLPAGILTGLFFIFYALFRIFAEQFREPDSKMVGFMTSGQFLSLFMVLAGAAFIVSAKLMPTKHRMTSTAAPEAK